In Maniola jurtina chromosome 19, ilManJurt1.1, whole genome shotgun sequence, the genomic stretch AGAACCGACGACTTTACGTGTTCTTCGAGGCACGGGATACACTGCCAACTTCCTAACTCTGGCTGAAAATTTCTTAAAAACCGAGTATCTATTTTTGGTccgacccgggaatcgaactcaggACCTCGTCGCTCATGTTAGACCAACGAgacagataaaaattaaaatgtatagtaGTGTAATCATAATGAAATGcaacaattttatatttcagaTGTTCGATTTATCAGATTCAGAAATCGCTACCGAAGTAACATTTACCGAGCAATTGAGGCATTTGGTTGcgaagataaaaaatataatttgctaCAGAGATTGTTCTCGCTACCCTTCTAAGGAATTATCTGCTCTTTCCGTTGTTTCGACCGAGGTCATGGGCCTCGTCGAAGGATTCCTGGCTTCAAATCGAGCGCCCAACTCCTTTGATATTATTGAGTTGGGCTCTCGACACCCGCATTTGCAACTTTATAACCATCAAAATGCTCCGTTCATAAATGCGGTTGACATACTTTTGAGTAGCGGTCTCAATAGAGAAATTACATACGGGCTCATAAATGTAGTCGAACGCAAACTGGCTGAAGTGAGATGTAGCACGGATGTCACGGCCGTTAAAAAGACTAATTACATCAGATTTGTTGAAGATATAGCCAGCGTCACTTTCGAAATTTTCGGCAACACGGAGAAATCTTTCGATTTCGTCGACAACGTTTGCGAATTAGTAACCGATTGCCGCATCCCGATCAAGCATAAAGACTTCTGTAAATTAAATCAGCTATCCAAAGAATTGAGGCAGTGCTGCCTCGATTTAGCAGACATCGTGAATCCTACCAAAGAAACAGTTATAGATGAAAATTTACTACAGAAATATCACCAAATCTATATGAATGTTGTTGCCGCTTCAGATAAAGACCTATGTAACATTGGCGAAGTGTCCCGTCATGGAAACAAGAAAGCTAGAGTGCATTACTTGAGAAAATGTTACATGTACGCGAAATCTGTGGCACAATTGGAACAAGAGGATCGGCAAAATGAATCCTCAACCGAAGCACCATATTTTGCAGTACTAGAGAGACAATTGCATGATATATTCGGTAATATGATTAATAACAAAGAAATGCCCGTCACGTATTTGGAGCCGATATGCAAGAAGCTAAACGTCAATTTGATTCCAAAGTTGATCCTGAATTTCTGTCCTTCCATTACATTAGCGGGGTCGTTGAGAGAAGCTAGTGAAGAGAACTTTAATAATCTTCTTCAAGTTGTGTTCAATTTCAAGAATTTAGAAGAGAAATTATTTGTAGAGCCTACTGCTGACTTTGCTCCGTTACCAAGAACCCCAGACCCGCAATGTTTAACCTACGTTGTTTTACACAACTGGGTGCTCGCTCACATCATCAGGAAAATTCACTCAAGCTTGAGCGAAAGCACGAGTCAGCATAGTATTGATGCGAGAACGAAATACCTTAATAAATACATGGATCTAGAAAGATTTGATAATACCAAAGTTTTGTTTGCAAACAATAAATGTTTGGCTTCACTACATACGATTATTGACTtggataaattatttttgtacatgCCACAGTTACTTGAGTCGGGGAAGATATTGCAGTGCCTGAAAATAATCGACGCATTGTCCGAAAGACAGCTAATGTGTAGTGCGAATTTGATGAACTTGCGAGATTTGATGCTGTTTAAAATAGCGACCAATCCAAAAGTCCCTAACTGTTGGAAATATTGCCAATACTTGAAATGTTCCGAATTGAAGTTTGATTTAATTCTGAACAATTTATCGTGCTGGCCTGCTGAAGGAGCAATGGAAGCTATAGACTATCTGCGGTTCATATTGGATCAAACGGCGGTGGAGGAAGGCTTATACGAGAAATGCAACGAATGGAAAGTGAAGATACCTATTTATGAACAGGTAATATTAGAAAAACAGTAAGTACCGCCCGATAGGGGAGACACGGCCAAAACGGGTGAGTTGAAACGGGTCAGATGAAAAAAGTTCTTTCATTTTGCATATTCATaaacacaaaacaaaaaaaaaacaggttacAAATCACTTTACTGATAaggtaattaaattataacaaGATAATTTCACCAAACTATTTATTACATATTACTATTACACACAACAAACCAAAATCGacaaattagaaatccaaaatcttaaataattttatcaaacGGCAGAAATCTTTAGTTTACCTTGCAACCGCGTGATTCGTGCGTACGAGGCGAATGACTGTGACTGGAGGACGCCCGCGCCATGCCTCTACACGCACACATTGACACTAATGCGAAAGCCACGAAATTCCAAACGCTTACCCGTTTTGAGCTTGTCTCCCCTACacagatataatataatgtggAACCTCTTAATAAAATGCTTTAAATTTCAGATATCTTCAATAATGGGTGCGAACCACTGGCACACAATATACGAGAAGTCGATAGAAAACCCTGAGAGTATAATCGAGGTTTTAATGGATAGTCAACAGGTATTCAATAGTTTTTCCTCTTATAAAACTACATAAGCTTAAAAACGATGCAAATACCATCCAAtctaattttggaaaaaaaatatataggggaaatattaaattcaacatctttttactttaaaaaaaattgtattgtctCTTGTTTACAGTTCAAGTTATGCTTAGAGTGGGCAGACACGCACGAAGTGTCTGAACACATGAAAAATTTGATAGTCGTCAATCTTCTACGACAATTCTTCGAATACACAAATCAGGCGACACCTTCCTTAATACAAGACTTACTAACAAGGCTACCCAGCACTCAAGCTTTAGACTTGGTCGCTGACGAGATATCCAAGATCAGAAATATAGAAATACTCCAAGTTTGTATAGACTTTCTATCACAAAATAGCACGACTTGGCGGTCCTTCGGAAACATTAAAATAGGATTCCAAATCATGCTCGAAATTGAAGCCAATTCGAGACATCTGTTTTGGGATTTAATAGAGAAACCTTTACTAATGCTTGAGCAGCTCTTAATGAATGGTAAACTGGAAATGTTGGCccaaattataaacaaaatttcGCCGAATCTGGAAAACGATTTGAGCGGCGACAACCTTTACTACAACATCAAGACTATTGAGACGCTATTGATATCTCGGAATGCTGTCGATAGTTTGctgaggtaatttttttttttttaataaaaacttttttggcGCCTTTTGGGATGGGTATAAAGTATAAACTTCAAAGTCGCGTCACCTATATGCTAATCTgtagatgtaaaaactaaagtaaTGTTAATTAATGGTTTTAACttataaattatgaaattttaatttttgatacttCACTTTATTTGGAAATTTAGAAAACCCTACTTATTTCATAGTTTAAGTTGTCACTTTTGTCAGCAGTTCACACTGactgccatttttttttaattcaagctACCATTAGAATAACGTTTTCTTTCAAATAAGCTATTAGAACTCTAGACTGAGTGGACACCAATAACCATTTTCCTTATCCTGTAGTTTATTGATTTTAGTATTTGTCatacccgcaatgtatagcgtgcaaaactcgggatcaatgccccgcctacgacgcggcattcaTTGACTTCTAGGgtcaatcagatgttttatttgcaatacattgtgaACTTATAGAAAATacttacaggattttttaatttttttcacgtTTTCGCTGTGGTGTCTTATAACTATCAGTAATCATTAGTACTAACACCTGTCTTTGCGTTTGCTAGCCTTTTATTAACATGTCCCAACAAACTGTCCCAGTGCTTAATAAATTAGCAGTTATATTCTTTTCTAGGTATTACGCAGAAAAAGCCTTAGACATGAAAAATCCTCGACACACGTGTCCCTCGCCTCCCAAACCTTGGGACGAGTCCCTCCTCCAATCCATAGACTCTATCAACATCGAAGCCGCATCCAAACCCTTCATGATGCCGGAACACGTGCCGTCGAAGGAGCAATGGGTGGAGGATTATACTGTCGATAGGTGCATGCTGTGTAAAATATCCATTTTCTCAATGATCATTCGAAGGCATCACTGCAGACGATGTGGGAGACTGGTCTGTCACGCTTGTTCTAGGAGTCGGATGcaggtaagattttttttaaaattctgataTATAAGTTCGCTCTTgtctgcgatctcacctgatgataagtgaatggaagcaggctaacttggaaggggtatgacagtttcattaaacgcatacccctgatcggtttctacacggcatcgtaccaaaacgcttggcggcacagctttgccgttAGGATGGTAaatagctacggccgaagcttcccaccagactagattagagacaatttttagggttccatccctcaaaaggaaaaacggaacccttataggatcactttgttgtctgtctgtctgtctgtccgtctgtctgtctgtccgtccgtccgtccttccgtcgtgtcgtgaaaacctatagggttcttcccgttgacctagaatcatgaaattcagcaggtaggtaggtcttatagcacaagtaaaggaataaatctgaaaaccatgaatttgtggttacatcattaaaaaaaatgtgtttaaattttcaaagtaagataactacttataccaagtggggtatcatatgaaagggctttacctgttgcCGTGTTTTATTGAACATTTATTCGTTAATTTATTCACATTGCTATAGGTACCATCTTACCCAAGCGGAGTCAAATTCCGTGTCTGCGACGATTGTTACACACAAACGATGAACAGAAAAACAAATTCCGAATATGACAACTTGATGCTGAGCAGCAATTCTGACTCCGCGGGCAGTGGCACCACTTGTATGGACTGGTGTCTGTCCACCAACGCGACCAAGAACGAGGCTGTGAGAGCGGAGTTCAGCTATGAGTTCACGCCTAATGTCACACTTTGCCTGTCTATTATGAAGATGCATACCATCAGTTTGGATTATCCAAGGTAAGAGCCTGACATAGTTATAGAATGgttttattttgacattttcTTCTCCCTTAGCATCCATCTTGTCTAAGAGTTTAGGCGGATCGCTAGCTGACGCATATGAGGTATAgttactagtagtagtagtagtactttaactctttctttttaaccctaaacctaaaacctaaccccgacccaaaaagtggggtgtttataaggttgacgtgtgtatctgtgtatctgtctgtggcatcgcagctcctaaacgaatggaccgattttaatttagtttttttttgtttgaaaggtggcttgatcgagagtgttcttagatataatggaagaaaatcggttcagccgtttcaaagttatcagctcttttctagttttcttatagaggtttttgtgtcgggggttttttaaatttcaagttATTTTACTATgaatttgtacctacctaccttatttATCTTTCATCTGCAAATGACACAATGTCATATCCCACCAGGTTTCTTCTAGACCGCAGCGACGAGGTAGCGCGCGAATTAGCTAACGGGGGTGATTCAAGGCTTTTGGTGCGAGCTCGACGCTCCTTGCTGCTAGCCGCTGCCGAGTTGTACTCGAGGGCTCCGAATGAAAAGAGGTTAGTGTtgaagtttaattgaataaaaatattttgaattgtattGAATATGTTAAAACCCTCTTCTAGCGGTGGTATCCGCGTGGCGGAGACGGGCGCGGCGCACGCCACTCGTTGTTTGGCGCACGCGGACGCGATGGCCACACTAGTTAAACATCAAGCACACCATTTGGTCCCGCACCAGGGAGCGCATCCAAGTACGTACAAACCATCTTAGCATTTCCACAACATTTTCGAAAATCCCCAAGTATTTAtgttaattaattttctttcatTACCTCCTATTACCATAGATGTACAATGTGACCAATTCTGttgtatacaatctctaaactataCTGTATAACCTCTAAACTACAATGTATAATCGCTAAACTGAATTAACAGCTCTAAATCTAGTGTTGTTTTTTTCGGCAGGGAGCATTATGTAAGGATacattacattaattattattattagccttGTCATTTTAGTTCAGGGATTATGTACAAGGACTAGGAGAGTTAGTCTCTATCTAGATTAATCACTACATACAGTATACTAGCTACATTGCACATGCTGCAGTATGCACTAAATCAAAAGGTTGAATCTCCTTAATCTTCTCAATATCTTAATTTCGTCAAGTAACTAGATTGCCTCAACGATAAGTGGTGGTGAAGGCGATGGTCGTGAGTTTCGGATTTATTGATATCTTTGGggactaatattttttttagatcccGATGAATATCATCATTTCTTATTTGGAAATAGAAtggaatttttaacaaaattgaatgtaagaatatttttaataaactaacTTATCTAAGCTATAAAAACCTCATTAGAAAGACAGTGATATTgtgtttgtttaaattttttctcAATTAATCGTCCTTGAGTGCTAGAGTCTAAGAGTGCTAGAGTATTAAAAACATGATTATATCTCTAAATTCAGTATTTTCCAATAGGTCAAATCGTCCGTTCGCTCCTCGAAGCCGAAAAATGGGAGCTAGCATTAGAAATAGCAACAAAATCAGGCCTTCCCAGAAACAGCGTACTTGCAGCTTGGGGCAAAGCTTGCTTAAAAGCCGGTTGCTTCAAGGAAGCCAGACGAAAATTCGCTTTATGCTTCAAAAACACACCAATTTGCGTCGATTTCGACGAAGTGGAGTATGGAAAGGAAGCATCTGAGTTCAACTTTGTAAATAGGAGGTTGAATCATATGAGGTCATCTGAGAGGTCAATATCGACCTCTAGTGTGACCTCAGAGGGAAGAGGGAGGTCTAATCCTCCGTTATTAAATGAAATTATCAGTATGTTGGAGGATATGAACTATCCTGTGAATCAGCAACTGTTGGACAAGGCTGAGACCATAAAGGTAAGagaaaatgtttaaatattcttttatctttttatttccTATCTGGCCGGGTTAgtttatagtatagtatattgTGATAGTAGTTAGAAATTTTTTGTTCAAATTAGTATTCCAGACTAAAAGCAGCTTGGAACAGGTCCCATGATAATTTTACAAGAATATgtaattatttcgaaaaatGTATTCCTTTAAGAAGCAAACTCTTTAGGCCTAAGGAGAGAGGAAGCGGTGTATAACTTCACCCTCTATACATCGTTTAGTAAGGTTGTTAAACTTGAGAATTTGATTTTTCTAGTCAACAAACGAGAGACTATCAACGATGAACACAAGTAAAAAGAAGATCCAACTGACAGAACCGGCTCTAAACATAATGCACATGTTAGCAAGCGTCAAAAAGATCAAACAGGGCGACTATAGTGACTTCCAAACCGCCATAATTCAACCTAAGAAAACCTTAGCACAGGAACTATTAAGGCGGAACAACCATACCGAAATAAAAATcgaccattcaaacaaaaaactcgATCCGTTCTTTTACAAAGAATGTATTTACTACCTAAGCAATTATGGATCTCATGTGGCGAATATAATGTTTTATATGAAACACAGTAACCTGCGTGAGGTGATACGATACTGTTACGATAATATGGTTGAGAAGGAAACATTCACAGAGTCAGTGTATATGGAGTGTCTGAAGAGGAATAAAGTGAATGATTTGTTGAAGGCAATGGCTGATATAGACAGCACTTTGGAAATGTGGTCGGTGAGTGACATTGTACTTTTGcagtttttttaatgtgttttgTACTCAGAGTTACTATACCTGATATtcaattgtaattaatttatcgCTTCCCAAAATTGAAGCCATAATGACTTTGCACAAgttaaggaataaatttgaaaactgaatttgtggtggATTTGGGCCGTGGGTTTTTCGTCTGATCTCTCTCTCCAGCCGTCTCGGTTTACTGTCCCATTGgtctatgagagtgagggaatagagagtgcataatattatgtatttgagCACACACTTATTTACTATATCTCCTGCATAGATGGCTGATTTCTATGAAAATGACGTTGTCGAAATTCGGTTAggatattacatatttttttgtttttgatcaGGAGTACATAATGCACATCTGCCGCACACTGGAGATCAGCAAGAAACTTGACGCACTGTACGCTCTACAATGTGGCACGGGACAGCACGCGCGCGCCTCTGCGTCTTGCGCGCTACTGTACTCTCGCCCAATACCGCCCGGCAACCCGCCCTTTGCCGTGCTGCAGGCCCGACAACACCACCTCGCTGCTGCGCTGCATCACCTGAGCCAGTGCGTGCCCGTCACTAACAGTGAGTACGCCTAGTGCATCCATTAGAGCGCCCCGTGCTGCACAACTGGCCCTTTGCCGTGTTGCAGGATAACTAAGcaaaagtaaagggaaaaatacGAAAATCGATAGTTTATAGTTGTGTcacatcattatttttttttgcaattacaACTTATATTTTGCAATTGGAATTGAAGTAACaaaatttattaattgtatGATACCTTCTAAAGTATGAAATCCTCGGTGCGTGAATCAGACTTGcatttggccagtttttttaatcaAGTATATCTTCCCGGATACCTCGCGTGTGCGTGCTACTGcgctaaaaaaaaacttttaagtagcctaaaaccatcttcgcattattggaTTTCTATTGAAACCGGTTTGGGGcgcatcggttggatggtttcaaagtctataacggacataagtagaaatattttttatgttttatacatatactaaataattataagtatatcTAGAAATTTTATCTAAGTAATTATAAAGTGATCTCCAATCTTTCCAGGAATCAACGACCCAAAATCAATACAATTCCATCTAGACAAAGTGACAATAGACAATCTAATGACCACCATGTCTCGTCAAATGGAACTAGCCAAGTACCTCGCAGCGTGTGAAGCCAGTGGCAGATTGACGGAGAAGGTTGTGAGTGACGTCATCCCCGCACAGGGTGGCAGGAATGAGGGTGACTCGCGACCCTTGACCCTGTTTGGGTCGAATACGGATAAAATAAGAATCGTTGCTCTGGTGCTGGCGGGTGGACTGACCGTGGAAAGTGGATTTGATTTGGCTTTCAAGTAAGTTTCAATCATTTATATTAATCATCAATCataattcatattaatattacgctattttttatttatattataaaggcgaaagtttgtatgtatgtgtgtatgtttgttactctttcacgcaaaaactactgaatgaatTTGGCATGACTTtaaaatgtagatagattatatcctggattaacacctaggctacttttatcctaaAAATCCATGCATGGTTCCCGCGAGATTTTTGaaacatccacgcggacggcataatattgtaaattgaatacttgaaaagagcaaccgccgagttttttgctggttcttctcggtaggacgaCTTTCCGagccagtggtagattattttgacgattcaaaagcacttgtaaaagtttaattgaataaaaatattttgaatttgaatttgaacgtaATCGCGGGCCTCATACAGTTACtcgtataaatgcgaaagtttgtgtttgttacctttttatGGCCCATCCACTCAACCAATTTTAACGAacagacatagcttgcatctcgaacacaaaaaaaaacaaggaGTTCcctcaaaattttaataaacataaCTTAATTATACGCAAGTCACTTACGCATTGCGTTTGATCTCGCCATACTacattttcaatattatttgaAATCTGCGTTGGTATGTAGCGCGTATCATGTGTTGTgtacatcatgatcaacccatcgccggcccactactgagaacggttctcctctcagaatgagaatggtttaggcGATAGTCTGTGCGCTTATTTCCACCAAAGtacatttttttgattttttaatgtttgtgttGCAGGATAGTGAGTGAGCACAAGTTGGACTCTATGAATATCTATATACACGTAGCGAAGTACCTCGTCAACGCGGACCGCTTCATGGAAGTCAAGACTCTCGCCAAATGTATCCGTGGCTCTAACGAAACTGCTGCTAGGTGAGCATTTACTTGGAAATATTTTGCTAAAACTGTGGCGGTCGGTCGTGTGGCTAATTCCACTATATTTATACACAATCTTTAAATTAAACtgaattgacaggtct encodes the following:
- the LOC123875004 gene encoding zinc finger FYVE domain-containing protein 26 homolog; this encodes MKEEELKYNLRLLDELTVDIFKEILQIFYATEESQPVKELSDQALEFLGKNLKSNPVTTSTVLNFLQSHTTDTNELHKIQLLYLDVLKTELTNNCPDRVITILSLARWDDKLQSIFVNDIFKHFSYDIFRQHRKQILISLVTHSKPELINIASDMMHKNESQKHFKLTAEYMIELCYQDKTHWLLKAAQIYKQQLQDMKNVTFEINNFTKQILIMVLIDLTNSPETYDLPSLVNQLTNIFSILDTYTTTDHQLQFYMTEVKRELTVIKFCLENNCKIMSTSIFSQVLSQSALTVISQVCRLSKVDRYKVSRLLNTNNDFITELLSLSGKKTDQSSTNWDISTYNSYCAITKVIDAILNSSESLDNTQEMSTSLDDIKRLVLSIQPLQYCIEVIETIFACLFLRYEYFSCYEHNQEFPCGTHSECSYFYSKKQNKNSTNINSSSTGFMCNALTTQIILNTLKLCLETLKEKGNIKSIENDDPNTFARYKRLVNVVNHSIWKMQLVSTLSPDTSPLQLKLCLDYVEVDESSEDEEREFDPKVFRKKPKMKRRHTNPKPEVEHVMLASTVSASEDAYSLKKNTIDFISIMLAKPNCLVALALYQNDFSKANQILEMFDLSDSEIATEVTFTEQLRHLVAKIKNIICYRDCSRYPSKELSALSVVSTEVMGLVEGFLASNRAPNSFDIIELGSRHPHLQLYNHQNAPFINAVDILLSSGLNREITYGLINVVERKLAEVRCSTDVTAVKKTNYIRFVEDIASVTFEIFGNTEKSFDFVDNVCELVTDCRIPIKHKDFCKLNQLSKELRQCCLDLADIVNPTKETVIDENLLQKYHQIYMNVVAASDKDLCNIGEVSRHGNKKARVHYLRKCYMYAKSVAQLEQEDRQNESSTEAPYFAVLERQLHDIFGNMINNKEMPVTYLEPICKKLNVNLIPKLILNFCPSITLAGSLREASEENFNNLLQVVFNFKNLEEKLFVEPTADFAPLPRTPDPQCLTYVVLHNWVLAHIIRKIHSSLSESTSQHSIDARTKYLNKYMDLERFDNTKVLFANNKCLASLHTIIDLDKLFLYMPQLLESGKILQCLKIIDALSERQLMCSANLMNLRDLMLFKIATNPKVPNCWKYCQYLKCSELKFDLILNNLSCWPAEGAMEAIDYLRFILDQTAVEEGLYEKCNEWKVKIPIYEQISSIMGANHWHTIYEKSIENPESIIEVLMDSQQFKLCLEWADTHEVSEHMKNLIVVNLLRQFFEYTNQATPSLIQDLLTRLPSTQALDLVADEISKIRNIEILQVCIDFLSQNSTTWRSFGNIKIGFQIMLEIEANSRHLFWDLIEKPLLMLEQLLMNGKLEMLAQIINKISPNLENDLSGDNLYYNIKTIETLLISRNAVDSLLRYYAEKALDMKNPRHTCPSPPKPWDESLLQSIDSINIEAASKPFMMPEHVPSKEQWVEDYTVDRCMLCKISIFSMIIRRHHCRRCGRLVCHACSRSRMQVPSYPSGVKFRVCDDCYTQTMNRKTNSEYDNLMLSSNSDSAGSGTTCMDWCLSTNATKNEAVRAEFSYEFTPNVTLCLSIMKMHTISLDYPRFLLDRSDEVARELANGGDSRLLVRARRSLLLAAAELYSRAPNEKSGGIRVAETGAAHATRCLAHADAMATLVKHQAHHLVPHQGAHPSQIVRSLLEAEKWELALEIATKSGLPRNSVLAAWGKACLKAGCFKEARRKFALCFKNTPICVDFDEVEYGKEASEFNFVNRRLNHMRSSERSISTSSVTSEGRGRSNPPLLNEIISMLEDMNYPVNQQLLDKAETIKSTNERLSTMNTSKKKIQLTEPALNIMHMLASVKKIKQGDYSDFQTAIIQPKKTLAQELLRRNNHTEIKIDHSNKKLDPFFYKECIYYLSNYGSHVANIMFYMKHSNLREVIRYCYDNMVEKETFTESVYMECLKRNKVNDLLKAMADIDSTLEMWSEYIMHICRTLEISKKLDALYALQCGTGQHARASASCALLYSRPIPPGNPPFAVLQARQHHLAAALHHLSQCVPVTNRINDPKSIQFHLDKVTIDNLMTTMSRQMELAKYLAACEASGRLTEKVVSDVIPAQGGRNEGDSRPLTLFGSNTDKIRIVALVLAGGLTVESGFDLAFKIVSEHKLDSMNIYIHVAKYLVNADRFMEVKTLAKCIRGSNETAASLMSDQVLEAGTAAVVARCEARGQLHDEQAELLITDICSHAIKISCYLVCRNVSSAYILAAKHERTNDLRKVLHEAERLGNEQVRNACLKRLTSKNILA